The Tenebrio molitor chromosome 5, icTenMoli1.1, whole genome shotgun sequence genome has a segment encoding these proteins:
- the LOC138131394 gene encoding glycine N-methyltransferase-like, with protein sequence MPSIDFQTLCGTGVVKGVTDQYADGKMAGVYKDFIGDTNIRTENYKKFLLDMLKKKGCRRILDVACGTGIDSVMLLEEGFDVVSTDGSDKMLKYALETRWNRRKEPAFDNWIIREANWLNVYETVKDLVGDGFDAVICFGSSFAHLVDSYGDQREHKEAIKNFEKCLKVGGLLLVDHRNYDQLLNGTQPKQCVYYDASSITNITTSVLSVMGKPTLVIRDYIVESKQNEKNKGVGTKSNSKTELRLMFYPHMMEDFRNILKEIFGKNSSCITLGDFKELNEIKNPIFYIHIVEKPKKML encoded by the exons ATGCCAAGCATCGATTTTCAAACTCTTTGTGGAACAGGAGTGGTTAAAGGTGTTACGGATCAATATGCTGATGGGAAAATGGCAGGGGTATATAAAGACTTTATAGGAGATACAAATATAAGAAccgaaaattacaaaaagtttTTACTCGACATGTTAAAGAAGAAGGGATGCAGACGAATTTTAGATGTTGCTTGTGGAACAGG AATCGACTCTGTAATGCTTCTTGAAGAAGGCTTTGATGTTGTTTCAACTGACGGTTCTGATAAAATGTTGAAATATGCTTTGGAAACTAGATGGAACAGGAGGAAAGAACCAGCTTTTGACAACTgga TAATCAGAGAAGCTAATTGGTTAAATGTTTATGAGACCGTTAAAGATCTTGTTGGGGACGGTTTTGATGCTGTAATTTGCTTTGGTAGTTCTTTTGCCCATTTGGTGGATTCTTATGGTGACCAACGCGAACATAA AGAagccattaaaaattttgaaaaatgtctgAAAGTAGGTGGATTACTTTTGGTCGACCACAGAAATTATGATCAACTCCTAAATGGTACACAGCCCAAGCAATGTGTATATTACGAT GCTAGCTCTATTACCAATATAACAACATCTGTGTTGTCAGTTATGGGAAAACCTACTTTAGTTATTCGGGACTACATAGttgaaagtaaacaaaatgaaaaaaataagggTGTTGGTACGAAATCTAATTCTAAAAC GGAATTACGTTTGATGTTTTATCCACACATGATGGAAGACTTCAGGAATATactaaaagaaatttttggaaaaaattcatCTTGCATTACTTTGGGCGATTTCAaagaattaaatgaaattaaaaatccaattttttacattcataTTGTAGAAAAGCCAAAGAAGATGTTATAA
- the LOC138131400 gene encoding uncharacterized protein — MPQKRLTGLNPKTNGYVVRKRKTKLTRKSVLKMLAVMEAAQNTNPTQADGTTPPTPETEETRPQDFLQSGRTGRRNALANILGEHAIVTSSDLPSQLEALTTKDKSDNSQNNAASTSKS; from the exons ATGCCCCAAAAACGTCTGACTGGGTTGAATCCCAAAACAAACGGTTATGTTGTTCGTAAGAGAAAAACGAAATTGACAAGAAAGTCAG tattGAAAATGCTGGCGGTAATGGAGGCGGCACAGAATACTAATCCCACCCAGGCCGATGGAACAACTCCTCCAACACCTGAAACTGAGGAAACGAGACCGCAGGATTTTTTACAGTCAGGACGGACAGGTAGACGCAATGCTTTGGCCAACATATTGGGAGAACATGCGATTGTAACAAGCTCGGATTTACCATCACAGTTAGAAGCACTGACAACAAAGGACAAATCGGATAATTCGCAAAATAATGCAGCAAGTACAAGTAAAAGCTGA